The DNA window TCCCGACTGGGTGGCCTGCCCTTCACCTCCTGGCCCAGCGCCCCCGTGCGGTCGGGCCGTGAATTTCCTCTGGGCACCATCTGTGTGTCCAGGCTGGGCAGCCGCCGGTGAATGGGACAGTGGGAGGAGATGGCCGGGTGACTGGGCCTCGGGACCCCCCCAGCTCTTCTGCAGACCCCTTTCCTGTGACCTCGCCGGGGGTCTGCCAGACCGCCGTGCCCTCCTCGGCACACGCTTAGCAGCCTGATAGCCCGAGGCCATTTCTGTCCTCAGGCCTGCCTCCGAAAAGGCTCCGGTGACGGGCTGTTGCTTGGGGGGGACCCCGCAAGCCCACTCCCTGAAGATGGAGCTGGTCTCCCGAGGGGTGGCTCAGGCTGGAAACAAGCAAAGGGAAGGCGGGCTGGCTAGAGGGTCCCTAAACCTCCAGGTAAGACAGCTGCCCGCTCTGCCAGGATCACATGCCCCCTGCCCTGGTGAGGACGCTGGGCAAGGGGAGGAGAAGGTGGGTGGTCTGTCTTTCCCGCCCAAGTCTGAACTTCAGGCTGGTCGGAGCCCTGGGGTTTCTAAATGGATCTCGGCAGCTCCTCAGAGGGCCTGCGGCCCAGAGCCTGTCCTGGGCGCGCTCCCTCCTCATCCTCTCACCTGGGGTGGCAGTAGTGGTGGCTGGGGAAGAGGCAGGTGACAACTCCCCCGAGAGGTGACAGCCTCAGGGCGGGAGCTGCCGCCACCTGAGAGTGGGCGAGGAACAGGTTAGCTGGGTGAAAAGTTCACCGTGAGGGGAGCTGTCTGTTTCCCTCGCTTAATTTATCCACTATTTGGCTAACCTTGCTCTGAACCCAGGCCCCGagacccctctcctctctcccccgcctccccactGGGCTTCCGAGCCCCGCCACCAGACCTCCCGCCCCGCGCCCAGAGGCGGGGGCCACGCTGGCCTTGAAGAGGCCTCGGGCCCTCAGGGTGCCCCGGGGGAGAGGCTGGTGGCCTGGCCAGGTGGTTATTTATGACCTGAACCTTCCCATCCTTAGTAACCAAAATAAAGTCTGGTTGCTGGCGAGGTCCAGGCCCCCAAACGCCAGACATGGGCCGAGGGAGGGCTCAGAAGACACCCCAGCCCTCCCGCCTCTGCCAAACACACAACTGCTCCGGAGACAGTGACCTTTCCTTGGGGGGCCATCTGTCATCCTGGCCTGGGGCAGGAGCCGGATGCATGGACCAGCCGGTCGCAGAGGGGAGGCCAACCTCCTTCTCTGGCCCGGGGATGGCCCCTGGTCCCAGCCTTCCGCCTGTCCTGGCCATCCTGTAGACCCTTCCTCATCCCAGCCTCCTTCTTCTGTGGGGTGGGGCTGTGAGGGGGAGGAAATAAAGATGGAGAGAGGTGCGGCGAGGAAAggccaggggtgggtggggacaggACAGCCATCAGAGCAGTGACAGCCACCCCCGGCGCTGCACAAGAGTGAGCGCCTGAAATCCACGTGGCAGCCTCACTCGTGGCTGAGAAGATGGGGCTGGGCTGGCTGAGGCCTCCGCCTCCTTGGCCTCCAAGTGGTTCATGACAGAACAAGGATTCCAGCCTGGGTCGCTCTGACCCCAAGGCCGGGCTCTCAGCCGCTGTACTCTCCCCTTCTTACTTTTCATACTTTCATTAAAATCCCTTTTTAGCAACTATAAAAGTAACACGTGTCACAGCAGCGGGTGGAAACACAAAGATGCATAAAGAATGAACTGTCCCACCCGCcccactcctctctccccacatctcAGGGGTCTGTCCTCCGCTTTCTCCGCAGCATATACAGGTGCACAGAGCCGTTCTAAGCACAGGCGCATGTGGACGCGTGGGATGTGAGCGGACGGGGAACCTCTGTTCTGTGCGATGACTGCGGCATCCCACGTCCACACCACTCTGCCGCTATCGTACTAACAGTACAGTGTGCGGGCAGCTCCCAGCCTGTCCGTCCTGTCCCCAGAGATGCCTCAAATGGCCCGCTTCTCTACATCTGCCCCCTCCTGCTCTGGTGCACCTCCAGCTCTCAGCCCAGTTACTGAACCGCTCCCCGCTTCTGCCCATGTCCCCCCCCCACAGTGAGTTTTCTCTGGGtccagaatgatctttctaaaattcaaGTCTGCTCACGGCAGTGCCCCGCTTTAACGCCTTCTCCCTTGGGAGAAGTTCCCAAATCTTGACCAGGGCCCATCGTGTGCCCTGTGATTTGGCTTCCCCGACTCTCCGGAGCCCCCGTGGCCCCTCGGCCGTGCACCCCTCACTCCAGCCGCCGTTCATTGCCTTCAGCGCTTCTTTGGCTGCGTCTTCCCTCTCCACTCCCCCTGTGGGAGCCTTGCCTGGGTCTCAGCTTACATGTCAGCTCTCTGGACGCCATCCCCACCCCGTCTAACACGTCATGACTCAAGCCAGGCTCCCCTCCCCGATGGGCTGAAAGCTCAGTGAGGACAAGTTGTGTCTGTTAAGTTCACTGCCACCCGCCAGTGGCTGACCCAGGGCGGCCTTTCAGAGCTATTTGTTGGAAGCTGAGTGACAGCAAATGAACAGGGGCAAACCAGGCACCCATTCTAAAGTTTCCTGAATACCTTCATTCCAGGACCACCGTACCCCAGCTCCCAGAGGGCACTACTGGCCCCAAATGGCCTCTTGCTGCTGCTGGACAGGGGCTCCTGCCGCCACGCGGGGGCAAAACCTGTGTAAGCAGCCTCAGCCTCCCTCTCCCGGGGTGGGGAGTGACGCtgccaggcagaggcagggcgGGACGGTGTCAACCCCAAAGATCTCCCTTCCAGACCTCAGGCGGCCCCACGAAGGACTGCCAGACAGGACTGGTCACCTGCCAAGCAACGAGCCAGCCAACGGCCCACCGGGCCACCCGCTGATTGCCAGTCAGAGGGGCCAGCAGTCAGGAGCGGGGCCGCCAACTGCCTGTCACCACACGGGCCAACTCTCCGTCAGGGGAGGCCCAAGTCCCACTCTGGGAGCTCAGGACTGCCCATCAGAGCATGGCCAACTGCCACTCCAAAAGGCCCAGGGGCAAGTCAGAGAGTCATTCTGGTGACAGTTGTTTTTGCTACCCAGTGTCCTTTCTTGCTTCTCCTGGCCAGGGCATCCCATTGGACCTTTGGGGAACCACCCGTCTCCAACTCTCAGCCCATGTGTTTCAAAGAGCTAGATTCCCTCACTGGCTGCAAAGATAAATCACATGACTCAGGACTGGCCAATCAGAGCATTGCATTCCTCTTGCCACTGTGATTGGTTCATGTGACTCAAATCAAGCCAACCAGAACCAATCAGAGCTAACTCTGGATGACTAGAAAGAcacagtctctctttttttctttctgcctttgaaCGTGGGAGGGTGTGAGGCTGGCGCTGAGGAGCCAGCTTATCATCACTAGGACAAGATGTCTGAGAATGAAGCCAGCCTAGAGGATGTGGAATTGGAGGGCAGAGAAACTGCTTCCTGAACCAGGTCTTGGAAACACTGCTTGcacccctggatccagccatacctgaaACCGATTATCATTTGGCTTTCCACTTCTTTGAACCAGTAAATTCTCCCTTTTACCTAAGCAAGGATCATTGTGGGTGGGACCGATAGTCACGCAGGGATTCTGCCGGTATTCCATGCTGGTCAGGGTACCAGCCCTTGCCTGAAGCTCAGGGCAGGTCTAGGGGAACTCCTGGCTGAAAGCCATAGACAGACAGGCTCCATGTTCGCTTTCCCTGCTTCTGGCTGCTGAGGCGTGCGCATGCGACGTTGACTCCCCCAGTCAGATGTTCCCCCAGCCTTTGACCCGAGCAAGTGATGCGGagaagtggggtgggggtagTTCTCTTCAGCGGCTGCAGCAGCAGGGACTCTCCAGGGCCAGCAGGGTGGCCCAGGGTCCAGACCTTCCTGTGGCAGGATCTGGGAGCTGCGGGCCATCTGTATCCCTTGGCATCTGCCCAGTTTTCAAGCCCAGTTTTTGGTCTGCTAGGCCACTCTGGGCTCCCAACAGCCTCTCTAGAAACTCTTCGGGTAGAGTCCGTGTCCGTTGCTGAAGCCACCAATCCCTTGTGCTctcggggaggggctggggactgGGGTAAACACGGAAGGGAACGGCTCTGAGCTCGTAGACTCCAGCCCGGTTCACCACTGTTCATGCCCTGAGCTGGCACTTCGTGAACAGTTCGTGTCCCTCAAAGCAACTGGGGGAGTGCTGGGAACATTTTACGAGCTCAGAAATTGGTGAAGGGGAGCAATTTGCTCATGGGCGCCAGCTTTGTGCCTTGGGGGCTAGAGAGAGTGTGTCTGAGGAAGGGCTGGGGCACTGAAGTAGTggacactccctccctcccaggcccacGGTCAAGAGGGCAGGGCTGACCCCAGCGAACTCTGCAAGGAGACCCACCTTGAACACGTCTGATCACCAAAGGGCCTCAGATGCCCGTCTAGGCTGGTCCGGCTGGGCCCACCTGCAACCGGGGGCAAGCAGCTGGGCCAAGCGGTGTTGGAATCTGGCAGCGACATGGATGTGGATGGGCCAGGAAGAGTCCCGGCGGCCTGGCTGCAGAGCGATGAATAATGGCAAGTATTGTACTCCACTCTCGTTACACACAgccatcccttggtatccacggggggtggttccaggacccccagtgGATACCAAATTCttgatgctcaagtcccatgtatgaaatggtgtagtatttgcatataacccacGCATGGCCTCCGTCCTCCTGtatgctttaaatcatctctagattacttataatacctgatacaatgtaagtgctatgtaaatagttgtaaatataatgtaaacactatgtaaatagttgctgggccagcaaattcaagttctgttttttggaactttctggaatttaaaagtaaatatttttgatccatggttggttgactCAGCGGATTCGGAAcccgtggatatggagggccaactgttcTGGGCTTCTTATTCAAGAAGCTGTGAAACCCAGGGGTTAAGCACAAGGGCTTTGCAGCTAGACTcgggggttcaaatcccaactctgccacttactagcagtGTCATAAGCCTCAGGTGGATGGATGACggcatctctctctgcctccatttcctGTATTGAAaggttttaattattaaatatagatGAAGCACTGAGGgtctattatgtaccaggcacaattaatttattacttttattataaaatatatataacataatataaatgtattcGTTTATAATACACTTGGTATTTATTAATTGACTtggtatttaattataatttacttGGTATTTATTAATACCAAGCACACATGCATTAATTATTATGTGTTTTACTCCCTTGATTTTCACAAACAACTCAATAGAGGACAGGGCTATTGGTCGCATCCTACAGACGAGGAAACAGAAGTTCAGGGAGGTTAAGTTACCCGCTCAAGGTCCAGGGTTTGGAATCTCAGCCCGAGGAGCTGAGATCCAAAGTCCAgcctctccccttctctgcaTGCTCCATGGCTCTGGCTCCCCCAGGCCGACAGCTGGCCCTCAGCCAGTGGGGACCCAGCGAGGCTGAGAAGGTGAGAGCCGGGCCAGAACCCCCAACGAGAAGCCCACCGCTGTGGGGAATACCTCGTGGCATTTGGGGGATGCTCTGCCTTGTCCCACTCTGCACAGGCCAGGGCTGTGGACATTAATGTGGCCATGGCCAGCCCCGGGCCCTGGCTCTGCTCAAGGTCCCCAGTGTGACCTCCCCAAGCAGGATCCAGTTACATGGAAGCAGCAGCAAGGAACAAACACAGCTTGTGCTCCCTCTGAGTGCTTATTTCCTTTGTCTTGTGaacattgaaaaatgaaaagaatgatgaTCAGGATTtgttttggggggcgggggggcagatAACGGGACGGGCTGGCAGGCCAGAAAATTCTGCAGCATTGGCTCAACTCACCAAGAGGGCGGCATGGGGAAGTTTTCAAACTGAgtccaaagaaagagaaagtcaaGTGGTGGCCTGGCCGGCCCAAGGGGTCTGAGGCCTCCTGGATCACTGGCTTCTGCTTGGGGGTCAAGGGCCCACCCTTGGGGGCAGAGGCGTTACGTCCGGGTTCTGCTACCAGCCTCTCTGGGGTCAGACCGCCGAACTCCTCCTCTCCTCAGTGTCAGTAATTCCGCCTCCCACTGCTCCGGGTTGTGatgaaaaagaaacgaagaaAATGTGTGCAGACCAGAGGTTTTTCTGCTGAGGGCGAATTAGCTCCTTGGGGACATTTGCAGAAATGTTTTCGGTTGTCCCAACTGGGAAGGGAAGGTGCTACTGGCACTGAGtgagtagagaccagggatgctccAAActtcctacagtgcacaggacggcccccGACAGAGTGCCACCGGGAGACATGCGGGGGTGGCGCCTGCACATGTAACCATAAATGTCGGCTTCATTATTCAGGGGCCCGGGTGGGTGTATACATACAGGAAGGCGGTTGTGATGCTGACTGCCTCTGACAAAGGGTCCGCCCCTCTTCACTCAGACAGCAAATATTTACCGAGTGTCGCCTGCACCTTGAACTCTCCTAGGTCCTGAGAGAAGGTGGACCTGCCCTTGGGCTCCTGGAGTGGCTGttgagaggagaagagagagccaGACAGACCAAGACAGCAAGCAAATAATAACGACCCGATATGCCGGGGAAACGACTGTGGTAGACGCATACAACGGGAGATTTTTTTTAGCCACGCAAAGGAACAAAGTCCTGCCACGTGCTACAACTTGGAGGATGAACcctggaaacattatgctaagtgaaagaagccagacacaaaagaccacatccTGCGTTTATGCTCCAAAAGCTGTTTGTGGCGACAGTTGCACAACCCTGTGAGTACACTAAGCGCCATTGAATTGTACGCTTTCaatgggtgaattgtgtggtatgtgaattctatcttaataaagctgttatatataaaaataataataatggcaaatgGTGAGATGGGTGATGAAGGAAACAAGTGAAGGCTGAGATGGAGCAACCCAGGCCATGGTGGGCACGTGGGGCGTCTCCCAGAGGTGGCATCTGAGGCTTGCAGGCGGGGATGGGGGGCCCGTGCAGAGCCCCAGGGGCTCCTGGAGGCCGACCTGTGTGTCCTGAACTGGACAGGGGCCCTGGGCCTGATCATGCTGGATTGGACCTGGTAACTTTAGCCCCCTGACACCTGGCCTCAAGGCCCTGTGGAAATACTCCGTCACAGCTGCTTCAGTCCAGAGAATTCGGTGGCCCCCCAGGTCACACTGCCGAGGACCGGCTGCCTTCCCTCCAGCCCGTCTGGGAGGGTGGCTCTTTGAGGACTCTGCCTCCGAGGCCTGCCATCCGCCTGCCCAGAGCAGCTTCCCAGCGGGGCAATGGCCATCCTGCCACTCCCAGCCGTGCCTGGGGGGacttctgtgtttattttcttcccgAGCCACTGAGGGATTTGGGGGCAAAGGCCCTGCCCAGAGCCAGCAATGATGGGAGGTGCCAGAGAAGTGTTCCCACCCCTGCACCCTGTGTGCGGGAGGACAGCAGCTCCTGGTCCCCATGGAAcacctcctcccaccccgcccccttgGGCCCCTTTGCTCTgccctccccagggcctccccGGCCCCTGCCCCCACTGCCCATGCTGGGGTCTTCTGAGCCAGTCTCCTCCCAGTCCAACCACAAGGGAGCCAGCCAAGCGATGAAGGGTGCTGCTATCACAGGCCAGGCCAAGACGGCGGCCCCAAGAAGCCCGAGGGGCAGCGGGGTCCCGGCGGGGAGCCGTGGGAGCTGCCAGCACCACATCATGCCCTTGAGTTTCCcagcccaggaggcaggagggcagaAACGTCTGGTCCATGCCGCAGGTAGGAAAGGTGACATCACACACAGGAGGTCACAGAGCCAGTGGGACTCCAGAGTCTGGATTTCTCCCCCCAGATACCGGTCCTCCCTCCTCTTGGGGAGCCTCCTGGCCTCCTGGTGGGCTGGGAAAAGCTGGGACCCAGGGGTCCGCTGCTTTGCTGGAAGCTGAGAGCCTCAGTGGGGCCATGAGGGGTGAGGGGGGCACAGCTGGACCCTACACGGCTGAGGGGCAGGGTCCCCCAGGCCCCGGCTCTGGTCCATAGCTGGTGGCCCTCAGTTTATGAAGAGAAGTGTGTTAAGGAACGTTAATCAATCGAATCTCTGTCTAACAGCCCCAGTGTAAGGTGCAGAGTGACTGGGGTTTCCACGAGCTGTTCCAGGCCTTCCTTCTGTGTCGAGGGACATTGTCACCTCCTGGCTTTGCCTGAGGGGAGGGCTGTCTGTGTATAGATATTCTCTTCACACAGACCTCTGGGCTCCTATTAAGGATGCCCACC is part of the Balaenoptera musculus isolate JJ_BM4_2016_0621 chromosome 1, mBalMus1.pri.v3, whole genome shotgun sequence genome and encodes:
- the LOC118898835 gene encoding uncharacterized protein LOC118898835 translates to MWMGQEESRRPGCRAMNNGPERRWTCPWAPGVAVERRRESQTDQDSKQIITTRYAGETTVVDAYNGRFFLATQRNKVLPRATTWRMNPGNIMLSERSQTQKTTSCVYAPKAVCGDSCTTLPQLHLPQHPQPLDRTAQRACRGLGAVPLRDLTESKTDMVSASGRQRRNEKTAGHKPLNEPGLEASSSHPLGVLAYHSHIPNKPSAFLLPKGN